In Blautia wexlerae DSM 19850, a single window of DNA contains:
- a CDS encoding aldose epimerase family protein, whose protein sequence is MGVSERKFGVLQTGETVKIFHLENKSGAYAEVTDFGAILVKVCVPDKDGTLTDVVLGYDDLASYEVNGCFFGSTIGRNGNRIGGAKFSVNGKEVVLAQNENDNNLHSGPDGFEKKLWKVAEISDDKNSVIFNRISPDGENGFPGEFDVSVKYEFTEDNELRIHYQGICDEPTVANMTNHSYFNLNGEGSGTAMDQYLTIHAKYYTPVADSHSIPTGVYEEVAGTPMDFRTAKQIGQDIEAEFEQLKFTGGYDHNYVTDNYAKGNRRLIATAYSDKTGIAMDVTSDCPCVQFYAANFVENEHGKNGHTYNKRDAFCLETQVEPNAVNVEDFHSPILNAGEQYDSVTAYHFYIRK, encoded by the coding sequence ATGGGTGTTTCTGAAAGAAAGTTCGGTGTATTACAGACTGGGGAAACAGTAAAAATTTTTCATCTGGAAAACAAATCCGGGGCATATGCGGAAGTGACAGATTTTGGAGCAATCCTGGTTAAGGTCTGCGTACCTGATAAAGATGGTACTTTAACAGACGTAGTACTTGGATATGATGATCTGGCATCTTATGAAGTAAATGGATGCTTTTTCGGTTCAACCATCGGCAGAAACGGAAACCGCATCGGCGGTGCGAAATTCTCTGTCAATGGCAAAGAAGTAGTTCTTGCTCAGAATGAGAATGACAATAATCTTCACAGCGGTCCTGACGGATTTGAAAAAAAGCTCTGGAAAGTGGCTGAGATTTCCGATGATAAAAACAGTGTTATATTTAACCGTATAAGTCCGGATGGCGAGAATGGTTTCCCGGGAGAATTTGATGTGTCTGTAAAATATGAGTTTACGGAAGACAACGAACTGAGGATCCATTATCAGGGAATCTGCGATGAGCCGACAGTTGCCAATATGACAAATCATTCTTATTTCAATCTGAATGGTGAGGGAAGCGGAACCGCCATGGATCAGTATCTTACAATCCATGCAAAATATTATACACCTGTAGCCGACAGTCATTCCATTCCTACAGGAGTGTATGAGGAAGTTGCAGGGACTCCCATGGATTTCAGAACTGCCAAACAGATCGGGCAGGATATTGAAGCAGAATTTGAGCAGCTGAAATTCACAGGCGGATATGACCACAATTATGTGACAGACAATTATGCAAAAGGAAACAGAAGACTAATCGCAACCGCATACAGTGATAAAACCGGAATTGCCATGGATGTCACTTCCGACTGTCCATGTGTACAGTTTTACGCAGCAAATTTTGTCGAAAATGAACATGGTAAAAATGGTCATACTTACAATAAGCGGGATGCTTTCTGTCTGGAAACGCAGGTTGAACCGAATGCGGTCAATGTTGAAGATTTCCACTCCCCGATTCTTAATGCAGGTGAACAGTATGATTCTGTGACTGCTTATCATTTCTACATCAGAAAGTAA
- a CDS encoding cell wall hydrolase: protein MKVQKKESKQSGNPARSLILVTVCTCTAIAFAAGGRIADFNGKNKVYAASENRGKTFSSDADETDVLPTGIAGVVSGMNDTASPKKSVTRIGTSCEQVMVGQRIKVIEDNMAEFDVSSSMESSINELDARTAALAESARMMSDEDYDTLLHIVEAEAGTEDVKGRILVANVIMNRIKNKEFPDTVTEVVWQNTNGVPQFSPTYDGRINEVTVTDETREAVRQALEGVDYSEGALFFIQKSEAESQNVSWFEKDLKRLFKYGVHEFYTYPDSAESSTGS from the coding sequence ATGAAAGTTCAGAAAAAAGAGTCAAAACAGTCCGGCAATCCGGCGCGGAGTCTGATACTGGTTACAGTGTGTACCTGTACGGCGATTGCGTTTGCAGCAGGCGGCAGAATAGCAGATTTTAATGGAAAAAACAAAGTATATGCAGCTTCTGAAAATAGGGGGAAAACTTTTTCCTCTGATGCTGACGAAACAGATGTATTGCCAACAGGAATTGCAGGAGTAGTATCCGGAATGAATGATACAGCTTCTCCCAAAAAATCAGTCACACGTATCGGAACTTCCTGTGAACAGGTAATGGTCGGTCAGAGAATCAAAGTTATTGAAGATAATATGGCAGAATTCGATGTCAGCTCTTCTATGGAGAGCAGCATCAATGAGTTGGATGCAAGGACAGCGGCTCTTGCAGAGAGTGCCCGGATGATGTCGGATGAGGACTATGATACATTGCTTCATATTGTAGAAGCTGAAGCAGGTACTGAGGATGTCAAGGGACGTATTCTGGTTGCCAATGTGATCATGAACCGTATAAAGAATAAGGAATTTCCCGATACAGTCACAGAAGTGGTATGGCAGAATACCAATGGTGTTCCGCAGTTTTCACCGACTTATGACGGACGTATCAATGAAGTAACTGTTACAGATGAGACAAGAGAAGCCGTCAGACAGGCTCTTGAAGGTGTGGATTATTCAGAAGGAGCACTGTTTTTTATTCAGAAATCTGAAGCTGAAAGCCAGAATGTCTCCTGGTTTGAGAAAGATCTGAAAAGGCTGTTTAAATACGGCGTACATGAATTTTATACCTATCCGGATTCAGCAGAAAGTTCCACAGGATCGTAA
- the thrC gene encoding threonine synthase, which translates to MQVLYKSTRGKEETVTASMAILKGLSEDGGLFVPTEIPKLDVPMDELAKMSYQETAYEVMKCFLTDFTEEELKNCINNAYDEKFDTKEIAPLHEADGAYFLELYHGATIAFKDMALSILPHLMTTAAKKNQVKNEIVILTATSGDTGKAAMAGFADVPGTKIIVFYPKHGVSPIQEKQMVTQKGNNTYVVGITGNFDDAQTAVKKMFNDKELEAELDAAGYQFSSANSINIGRLVPQIVYYVYAYASLVRQGKIKDGQEINVVVPTGNFGNILAAYYAKQMGLPVHKLICASNDNKVLYDFFRTGTYDRKRDFILTTSPSMDILISSNLERLIYRIAGGDAKKCAELMQSLTAGGEYTITEDMKAQLADFYGNYCTEDETAKTIAEIFKDSHYVIDTHTAVAAGVYDKYVKDTNDTTPTVIASTASPYKFTRSVMEALGADTDGKDDFALADELSALSGVKLPQAVETIRTAPVLHNRVVDAPDMPKAVKDILGIR; encoded by the coding sequence ATGCAGGTATTATACAAAAGCACAAGAGGAAAAGAAGAAACCGTAACAGCTTCTATGGCTATTTTAAAGGGGCTTTCTGAGGATGGCGGCTTATTTGTGCCGACAGAGATTCCGAAGCTGGATGTCCCAATGGATGAGCTGGCAAAGATGAGCTATCAGGAGACAGCATATGAAGTAATGAAATGTTTCCTTACTGATTTTACAGAAGAAGAATTAAAGAACTGCATCAACAATGCCTATGATGAAAAATTTGATACAAAAGAGATTGCACCGCTTCATGAAGCAGACGGAGCTTATTTCCTTGAGCTGTATCATGGTGCGACCATTGCGTTTAAGGATATGGCATTATCAATTCTTCCACATCTTATGACTACAGCTGCTAAGAAGAATCAGGTAAAAAATGAGATTGTTATTCTTACCGCTACTTCCGGAGATACAGGTAAAGCGGCAATGGCCGGATTTGCAGATGTTCCGGGAACCAAGATCATCGTTTTCTATCCGAAACATGGTGTAAGTCCTATCCAGGAGAAACAGATGGTAACTCAGAAAGGCAACAATACATATGTTGTGGGAATTACCGGAAACTTTGACGATGCACAGACTGCCGTAAAGAAAATGTTCAATGATAAGGAACTGGAAGCAGAACTTGATGCTGCAGGATATCAGTTCTCATCTGCGAACTCTATCAATATCGGACGTCTGGTACCGCAGATCGTTTATTATGTATATGCATATGCATCACTTGTACGTCAGGGCAAGATCAAAGACGGTCAGGAGATCAATGTGGTAGTACCTACCGGAAACTTTGGAAATATCCTGGCTGCTTATTATGCAAAACAGATGGGACTTCCGGTTCACAAACTTATCTGTGCCTCCAATGATAACAAGGTTCTGTATGATTTCTTCCGTACAGGAACTTATGACAGAAAGCGTGACTTTATCCTTACAACCTCACCGTCCATGGATATTCTGATCTCCAGCAATCTGGAACGTCTGATCTACCGTATCGCAGGCGGTGATGCAAAAAAATGTGCAGAGCTGATGCAGTCTCTTACTGCAGGCGGCGAGTATACCATCACAGAAGACATGAAGGCACAGCTTGCAGACTTCTATGGCAATTACTGTACAGAAGACGAAACAGCAAAAACAATCGCAGAAATCTTCAAAGACAGTCATTATGTGATAGATACCCATACTGCAGTTGCAGCAGGTGTTTATGACAAATATGTAAAAGATACCAATGATACCACACCAACTGTCATTGCATCCACAGCAAGCCCATATAAATTTACAAGAAGTGTAATGGAAGCACTTGGAGCAGATACAGACGGTAAGGATGATTTTGCATTGGCTGATGAACTGAGTGCGCTTTCCGGAGTGAAACTTCCACAGGCAGTTGAGACGATCCGCACAGCACCGGTGCTTCATAACCGGGTGGTAGATGCGCCGGATATGCCAAAGGCAGTAAAAGATATCCTTGGAATCCGATAA
- a CDS encoding YihY/virulence factor BrkB family protein, with translation MKKKNKTRSVTGLLFGFMERVSGDHVGAYATQAAYFLIMSFIPCILFLTTLVRYTPLTYNVVRDAIVAFIPENLQSFVLGIVVDVYKRSTAIVPLSAIVALWSAGKGMQSIINGLNTIYHVKETRNWLLTRIYAVFYTLSLVIAVIVSLLMLVLGNEIQKAVSRYIPFLGRVLGKILGARALLVFGVLFLVFLMLYKVLPNRKATFKSQIPGALIIAVAWSIFSYGFSFYFEIFPGFSNMYGNLATIIMVMVWLYICMNLLLYGAEINAYFEKEFRIAHKSVQELLAHEKEKKQQENE, from the coding sequence ATGAAAAAGAAAAATAAAACCCGGTCTGTTACAGGGCTTTTATTCGGGTTTATGGAACGTGTATCCGGAGATCACGTAGGAGCTTATGCGACACAGGCAGCGTATTTTCTGATCATGTCTTTTATTCCCTGTATTCTGTTTCTGACTACACTGGTACGGTATACACCTCTGACCTATAATGTAGTCAGGGATGCGATTGTTGCTTTTATTCCGGAGAATCTGCAGAGTTTTGTTCTGGGAATCGTGGTAGATGTATACAAAAGAAGTACTGCAATTGTCCCTTTGTCAGCAATTGTGGCACTGTGGTCTGCCGGAAAAGGAATGCAGTCTATCATCAATGGATTAAATACCATTTATCACGTAAAAGAAACCCGTAACTGGCTGTTAACCAGAATTTATGCAGTATTCTATACTTTATCACTGGTGATTGCGGTAATCGTGTCTCTGCTTATGCTTGTACTCGGAAACGAAATACAGAAAGCTGTATCAAGATATATTCCTTTTCTTGGAAGAGTTCTGGGAAAAATACTGGGGGCAAGAGCACTGTTGGTATTTGGTGTGTTGTTTCTGGTTTTTCTTATGTTGTATAAGGTTCTTCCGAACAGAAAAGCCACATTCAAAAGCCAGATTCCCGGAGCCTTGATCATAGCAGTTGCATGGTCGATATTTTCATACGGATTCTCTTTTTATTTTGAGATTTTTCCGGGGTTCAGTAATATGTACGGAAACCTTGCGACGATCATCATGGTCATGGTGTGGTTGTATATCTGTATGAATCTTCTGTTATACGGTGCAGAGATCAATGCTTATTTTGAAAAAGAATTCCGGATTGCACATAAATCGGTACAGGAACTGCTGGCACATGAAAAAGAAAAAAAACAGCAGGAAAATGAATGA
- a CDS encoding methyltransferase domain-containing protein gives MKDLLSEIESYWTTRAEGYSEVNHKELNGMQKGAWLEVLKGQFPEKAKDEIKILDIGTGPGFFPVILAEAGYKVTAVDYTQEMLDTAKRNAGNLCERISFYKMDAQNLEFEDDVFDVVISRNLTWNLKDPKRAYEEWCRVLKPGGKLLNFDANWYGYLYDEEKRLSYEEDRKSVESEHLDDHYLCTDIDRMEKIALQMPLSSINRPSWDRKFLKENGFESVAVDTGIWQRVWSQEEKLNYHSTPMFMISAVKEEKNVWSENDGMGDSDGGYDRKRDLEDAMLCAAPGMKKSGFLRLGGGEFSLPYTVICGSHPGKTVLITAAVHGGEYVGIQAAVELADKLKPEKIHGRVILVKTVCRKEFEERSGSVCLEDEKNLNRVFPGNPNGTRMDRLAYEVVQKLHSAADYYIDLHSGDDYEQLTPYIYYAGCADEDVVQMSRKMAEQADVPYMVKSNVASGGSYNYAAACGIPSVLIERGQMGGWSPEEVHSTRKDVRNILCALGVYDGMRSYSNYYPMEIEDVRYQSASVSGLWYPAKKPGDIIKVGEYLGCVKDYEGNILETSLSDLNGVVLYQAGSLQVIKDGPMIAYGSFSRRKDERKEKITNYWAKRSDSFMEQRRAELHSDMADKWLKEIGTFLPDGKLRILDVGCGAGFFSILLAKLGHEVTGIDLTPDMIIHSRELAKEENASCTFEVMDAENPDFPDGTFDVIVSRNLTWTLPDAARAYKEWIRVLKMGGILINADANYGADDFSDTADLPANHAHFTVGDAMMQECEEIKRQLPISSYVRPAWDLETLGKLGINRFSIDLGISSRIYTKKDEFYNPTPMFLICGEKNKCNN, from the coding sequence GCAGAAGGGGGCATGGCTTGAGGTGTTGAAAGGGCAGTTCCCGGAGAAAGCGAAGGATGAGATTAAGATTTTGGATATCGGAACAGGACCTGGATTTTTTCCTGTTATTCTGGCTGAGGCGGGATATAAGGTGACTGCTGTTGATTATACACAGGAGATGTTGGATACTGCGAAGAGGAATGCCGGTAATCTTTGTGAGCGGATTTCTTTTTATAAGATGGATGCTCAGAATCTGGAATTTGAGGATGATGTGTTTGATGTTGTGATCAGCAGGAATCTGACATGGAATCTGAAGGATCCCAAGAGAGCTTATGAAGAGTGGTGTCGTGTACTGAAACCCGGCGGAAAGCTTCTTAATTTCGATGCAAACTGGTACGGTTATCTTTATGATGAGGAGAAACGCCTGTCTTATGAGGAAGACCGAAAGAGTGTGGAGAGTGAGCATCTGGATGATCATTATCTCTGTACGGATATTGACAGAATGGAGAAGATTGCACTGCAGATGCCTCTTTCTTCTATTAACAGACCGTCCTGGGACAGGAAGTTTCTGAAGGAGAACGGGTTTGAATCTGTTGCAGTGGATACCGGGATCTGGCAGCGGGTGTGGAGTCAGGAAGAGAAGCTGAATTATCATTCTACGCCGATGTTTATGATCAGCGCTGTGAAGGAAGAGAAAAACGTCTGGTCCGAGAATGATGGAATGGGTGATTCTGATGGCGGATATGACAGGAAAAGAGATTTGGAGGATGCCATGCTGTGTGCTGCTCCGGGTATGAAAAAGAGTGGATTTCTGAGACTGGGCGGAGGTGAGTTTTCGCTTCCTTATACAGTAATCTGCGGTTCTCATCCCGGAAAGACAGTTCTGATCACCGCTGCGGTCCACGGAGGAGAATATGTGGGAATCCAGGCTGCTGTTGAGCTTGCGGATAAGCTGAAACCGGAGAAGATCCATGGAAGAGTGATTTTGGTCAAGACTGTGTGCAGGAAGGAATTTGAGGAGAGGAGCGGCAGTGTCTGCCTGGAGGATGAAAAGAATCTGAATCGTGTATTTCCGGGAAATCCGAATGGAACCAGGATGGACCGTCTGGCATATGAGGTGGTTCAGAAGCTTCACAGTGCAGCAGATTATTATATTGATCTTCACAGCGGGGATGATTATGAGCAGCTTACGCCTTATATTTACTATGCCGGATGTGCAGATGAAGATGTGGTTCAGATGTCAAGGAAGATGGCAGAGCAGGCAGATGTTCCCTATATGGTAAAGTCTAATGTGGCATCCGGTGGTTCTTACAATTATGCTGCCGCATGTGGCATTCCCAGTGTTCTGATCGAACGTGGCCAGATGGGAGGCTGGAGTCCGGAGGAGGTTCATTCTACAAGAAAAGATGTGCGTAATATTCTGTGTGCGCTGGGTGTTTACGATGGCATGAGAAGTTACAGTAATTATTATCCCATGGAAATTGAAGATGTGCGTTATCAGTCTGCCAGTGTATCCGGGCTGTGGTATCCTGCCAAAAAACCGGGAGATATCATTAAGGTTGGAGAGTATCTTGGCTGTGTTAAGGATTATGAGGGAAATATTCTGGAGACAAGTTTATCCGATTTAAATGGAGTGGTTCTATATCAGGCGGGAAGTCTTCAGGTTATTAAGGATGGTCCGATGATCGCATATGGCAGTTTCAGCAGAAGAAAGGATGAACGCAAGGAAAAGATCACAAATTACTGGGCGAAAAGAAGCGACAGTTTTATGGAACAGAGAAGAGCTGAGCTTCACAGTGATATGGCTGATAAATGGCTGAAAGAGATCGGGACTTTTCTTCCTGATGGAAAATTAAGGATCCTGGATGTGGGATGCGGTGCTGGCTTCTTTTCCATTCTTTTAGCAAAACTGGGACATGAAGTTACAGGAATCGATCTGACACCGGATATGATCATTCATTCCAGGGAACTGGCAAAAGAAGAGAATGCCTCCTGTACGTTTGAAGTAATGGATGCGGAAAATCCGGATTTTCCTGATGGTACCTTTGATGTGATCGTGTCCAGAAATCTTACCTGGACACTTCCGGATGCAGCAAGAGCATATAAAGAATGGATTCGTGTGCTGAAAATGGGAGGAATCCTGATCAACGCAGATGCCAATTATGGTGCAGATGATTTCTCAGATACTGCTGATCTGCCTGCCAATCATGCTCATTTTACAGTAGGCGATGCCATGATGCAGGAATGCGAGGAAATTAAACGCCAGCTTCCTATCAGTTCCTATGTACGCCCTGCCTGGGATCTGGAGACACTGGGAAAACTGGGTATCAACAGATTCTCCATTGATCTGGGTATCAGCAGCAGAATTTATACAAAGAAAGATGAGTTTTATAATCCAACCCCTATGTTCCTGATCTGCGGCGAAAAAAATAAATGTAATAATTGA